One Methanobrevibacter sp. genomic region harbors:
- a CDS encoding methanogenesis marker 17 protein — protein sequence MLVECYDERGAEVYEIIIKQIFQDLVLGSSVDDLKAYVNPDDPVFVLAIKMRKTSNVIKFEDVANLTYNKQNDVTMILIDNENYLPNILRELWKRFSRDEIYQPNRYQLEIKGDFTELGSVVVDDPHSNLQRRIYDAVFRILPEGFKIIKDLSTEDIITVVATDELIKDAWIDKAHEFIDELNKGI from the coding sequence ATGTTAGTTGAATGTTATGATGAGAGAGGCGCAGAAGTTTATGAAATCATCATTAAACAGATTTTCCAAGATTTAGTTTTAGGTTCTTCTGTTGATGATTTAAAAGCTTATGTAAATCCTGATGACCCTGTATTTGTTTTAGCTATTAAAATGAGAAAAACTTCAAATGTTATTAAATTCGAAGATGTGGCTAACTTAACTTATAATAAACAAAATGATGTCACTATGATTTTAATTGATAATGAAAATTATCTTCCAAACATTCTTAGGGAATTATGGAAAAGATTTTCTAGAGATGAAATCTATCAACCAAATAGGTATCAACTTGAAATCAAAGGTGATTTCACTGAATTAGGATCTGTTGTAGTGGATGATCCTCATTCTAATTTACAAAGACGTATCTATGATGCAGTATTTAGAATATTGCCTGAAGGATTTAAAATCATTAAAGATTTGTCTACTGAAGATATTATTACTGTCGTAGCTACTGATGAGTTAATCAAAGATGCTTGGATTGATAAAGCTCATGAGTTCATTGATGAGTTGAACAAAGGAATTTAG
- a CDS encoding methanogenesis marker 15 protein, with protein MVKIALVSCGTEYSGIQKEIEKAANKFGAEIILPEIDLDYIDESYVKFGFSAQSSSLKLMIARAMAIVEGRCKPDAVFIATCFRCAEAALVRNEVRRFIQNNTRIPVVTYSFTERTKADELFIRMEALATTVTRRNILAREKQEGLTLGLDSGSTTTKAVLMENNKVIGTGWTSTKDIIESANIAAAEAFEGTGYTWDDIDGLGTTGYGRFTMGEKFGAELVQEELSVNAKGAVYLADCQKGEATVLDIGGMDNKVITVNNGIPDNFTMGGICAGASGRFLDMTSRRLDVDITELGPLAVQGNWRNAMLNSYCIVFGIQDLVTTLAAGGSKADVAAAACHSVSEQVYEQQLQEIDIREPLIQVGGTSLISGLVEAVSETLGGIEVIVPEYSQHIGAVGCALLVSGMGHRQDDK; from the coding sequence ATGGTAAAAATTGCTTTAGTTTCATGTGGAACCGAATATAGTGGAATTCAAAAAGAAATTGAAAAAGCAGCAAATAAGTTTGGTGCTGAAATTATTCTTCCAGAAATCGATTTAGATTACATTGATGAATCTTACGTTAAATTTGGATTTTCAGCTCAAAGTTCAAGCTTAAAATTAATGATTGCAAGGGCAATGGCAATTGTGGAAGGTAGATGTAAACCTGATGCAGTATTTATTGCAACTTGTTTTAGATGTGCAGAAGCAGCATTGGTAAGAAATGAAGTAAGGAGATTTATTCAGAACAACACTCGTATTCCAGTAGTTACTTATTCATTTACTGAAAGGACAAAAGCTGATGAATTATTCATCCGTATGGAAGCATTAGCTACTACAGTAACTCGTAGAAACATTCTTGCTCGTGAAAAACAAGAAGGACTTACTCTTGGTTTAGATTCAGGTTCAACTACTACAAAAGCAGTGCTTATGGAAAACAATAAAGTTATTGGAACTGGTTGGACATCTACTAAGGACATTATTGAATCTGCAAATATTGCTGCTGCTGAAGCATTTGAAGGCACTGGTTACACTTGGGATGATATTGACGGTCTTGGAACAACTGGTTATGGTAGATTCACTATGGGTGAAAAATTTGGTGCTGAACTTGTCCAAGAAGAATTGTCTGTTAACGCAAAAGGTGCAGTATACTTAGCTGATTGTCAAAAAGGGGAAGCTACTGTATTAGATATTGGTGGTATGGATAATAAGGTAATTACAGTAAACAATGGTATTCCTGATAACTTCACTATGGGTGGTATTTGTGCAGGTGCATCCGGAAGATTCTTGGATATGACTTCACGTAGGTTAGATGTGGATATTACTGAATTAGGTCCTCTTGCTGTTCAAGGTAACTGGAGAAATGCTATGTTGAATTCTTACTGTATTGTATTTGGTATTCAGGACCTTGTTACTACATTGGCTGCTGGAGGTTCTAAAGCGGATGTTGCTGCTGCAGCATGTCACTCCGTATCAGAGCAAGTTTATGAACAACAACTTCAAGAAATCGATATTCGTGAACCATTAATCCAAGTAGGTGGAACAAGTTTAATTTCTGGTCTTGTTGAAGCAGTAAGTGAAACTTTAGGTGGAATTGAAGTTATTGTACCTGAATATTCTCAACATATTGGTGCTGTAGGCTGTGCACTTTTAGTATCTGGTATGGGACATAGACAAGATGATAAATAA
- a CDS encoding methanogenesis marker 5 protein, giving the protein MVKIAVYPPNSLILADLIERKGHTPLVLQKQIRQKIKDPEIDSPPMNITEEDPLNGLKYAAIEVPSGVRGRMSIIGPLIDDAEAAIVVDGAPYGFGCIGCARTNELSIFLLRNKGIPVLELKYPDNQDETYVMVNAINEFIDSLEETSEEE; this is encoded by the coding sequence ATGGTTAAAATCGCTGTTTATCCTCCAAATTCATTAATCTTAGCAGATTTAATTGAAAGAAAAGGTCACACTCCTTTAGTTCTTCAAAAACAAATTAGACAAAAAATTAAAGACCCGGAGATTGATTCTCCACCAATGAATATTACAGAAGAAGATCCGCTCAACGGACTTAAATATGCTGCAATCGAAGTTCCTTCCGGTGTACGTGGAAGAATGTCCATTATTGGACCTCTTATAGATGATGCAGAAGCAGCTATCGTTGTTGATGGTGCTCCATACGGCTTCGGTTGTATTGGATGTGCAAGAACTAATGAATTATCAATATTTTTACTTAGAAACAAAGGTATTCCAGTTTTAGAACTTAAATACCCTGATAATCAAGATGAAACTTATGTAATGGTGAATGCAATCAATGAATTTATTGATTCACTTGAAGAAACTAGCGAGGAGGAATAA
- a CDS encoding methanogenesis marker 6 protein, which translates to MLPNLTMSPDLGTEDWDPDVITRMIFIGPGAHVSEQQVVSEFHMLGLPLTIKNTCYGSMISGKSEDVYKAIKEIRKLDPNHIFTKERGFAPGDPRRCRGHRFGPREGFHQMEKEYRILGYVSEALENPKEVEIEEKKPIAVDEFKKIMNECLDKKE; encoded by the coding sequence ATGTTGCCGAATCTAACAATGAGTCCTGATTTAGGTACAGAAGATTGGGATCCTGATGTAATTACTCGTATGATTTTTATCGGGCCTGGAGCTCATGTAAGTGAACAGCAAGTTGTCAGTGAGTTTCACATGCTTGGCTTACCACTTACTATTAAGAATACTTGTTATGGTTCTATGATTAGTGGAAAAAGTGAAGATGTTTACAAAGCTATTAAAGAGATTAGAAAACTTGATCCTAATCACATTTTCACAAAAGAAAGAGGATTTGCTCCAGGTGACCCTAGAAGATGTAGAGGTCATAGATTTGGTCCTAGAGAAGGTTTCCACCAAATGGAAAAAGAATATAGAATACTTGGTTATGTTTCAGAAGCTTTAGAAAATCCTAAAGAAGTTGAAATCGAAGAGAAAAAACCAATTGCTGTTGACGAATTTAAGAAAATCATGAATGAATGTTTAGATAAAAAAGAATAG
- a CDS encoding methanogenesis marker 3 protein, producing the protein MLIKINGEEIDVAEASTIQDVIDETDAPYTPGSIVCLIKGKKELEKNISKYKIKTNKGSIVIQLDESDEAKPLVDVWKNQYDEFVDLNIRWSTTTEVAIGPIVTDLEPTSEEYKYDEGDVVLSLSSFSNESTHLILLKENTTNVYSVPPYNKGIFAQVIGGRKTLENLTDDDLVTGIEPIIERSTTTDIESISDLTTVLEEGNELYTYISFEVDEESPVCVEHLFALIKDGKMQVSYESESFLGFYELACLEKPKEHTTKRNRGTITVRNDGVGVGKLFIYRENRVLSPNHTTVGKIVKGMELVDAAKESEFITVKAEQERLMLLNKTQVEATRMLVEAGVEHMIDGLVDDDAIIVEQNPQHTIDILREGKVITKAINKDELCTINFVDNAPRSVRYFKLLSGLLENPVGQLKIHFAVPGMHIVIFEGDKKAAKGLVPENNPVDKVVRGQIGITNMASKSAGLIGIRFEDNTDFGPTAETFEATNIIGEITSDYDYLEKLKEGVVVYVAESNNES; encoded by the coding sequence ATGTTAATTAAAATTAATGGAGAAGAAATTGATGTAGCAGAAGCTTCTACAATTCAAGATGTAATTGATGAAACTGATGCTCCATATACTCCTGGTAGTATTGTTTGTTTAATCAAGGGTAAAAAAGAACTTGAAAAAAACATTAGTAAATATAAAATTAAAACTAATAAAGGTTCTATTGTTATCCAATTAGATGAATCTGATGAAGCTAAACCTCTTGTAGATGTCTGGAAAAATCAATATGATGAATTCGTTGATTTGAATATTAGATGGTCAACTACAACTGAAGTGGCTATTGGTCCTATTGTAACAGATTTGGAACCAACTTCAGAGGAATACAAATATGATGAAGGAGATGTAGTTTTAAGTTTGTCTAGTTTTAGTAATGAGTCTACTCATTTAATATTACTTAAAGAGAATACAACCAATGTTTACAGTGTACCTCCATACAATAAAGGTATTTTTGCTCAAGTCATTGGTGGTAGAAAAACTTTAGAAAACTTGACAGATGATGACTTGGTAACTGGTATTGAACCAATTATTGAGAGAAGCACAACAACTGATATAGAATCAATATCTGATTTAACTACTGTTTTGGAAGAAGGTAATGAGTTATACACTTATATATCTTTTGAAGTTGATGAAGAGTCCCCAGTTTGTGTGGAACATTTGTTTGCACTCATTAAAGATGGTAAAATGCAAGTTTCATATGAAAGTGAATCATTTTTAGGGTTCTATGAACTTGCATGTCTTGAAAAACCTAAAGAACATACCACTAAAAGAAATAGGGGAACAATCACTGTTAGAAATGATGGTGTGGGTGTTGGAAAACTTTTCATCTATCGTGAAAATCGGGTCTTATCCCCAAATCACACCACTGTTGGAAAAATAGTGAAAGGTATGGAACTTGTTGATGCTGCAAAAGAAAGTGAATTTATTACAGTTAAAGCAGAACAAGAAAGATTAATGTTATTGAACAAAACTCAAGTTGAAGCTACTAGAATGTTGGTTGAAGCGGGTGTTGAACATATGATTGATGGACTTGTTGATGATGATGCTATTATTGTTGAGCAAAACCCTCAACATACAATCGATATCCTAAGAGAGGGTAAGGTTATTACTAAAGCCATTAACAAAGATGAGTTATGTACAATTAATTTCGTTGACAATGCTCCAAGATCTGTAAGGTACTTTAAGTTATTGAGTGGCCTTTTAGAAAATCCTGTGGGTCAACTTAAAATTCACTTTGCAGTACCGGGTATGCATATTGTTATCTTTGAAGGGGATAAAAAAGCAGCTAAAGGTTTAGTTCCTGAAAATAACCCTGTTGATAAAGTAGTAAGAGGTCAAATAGGAATTACTAATATGGCTTCAAAAAGTGCTGGGTTAATTGGTATCAGATTTGAAGATAATACTGACTTTGGACCTACTGCTGAAACTTTTGAAGCGACAAATATAATTGGAGAGATTACTTCTGATTATGATTATCTTGAAAAATTAAAAGAAGGAGTTGTGGTGTATGTTGCCGAATCTAACAATGAGTCCTGA
- a CDS encoding thermonuclease family protein yields the protein MGINKKHVFSLLIILIIAISAISIASAYTGTGFSHSIPTSKYHDLSASDILNKYNKTSCHVEESSVCTKVVDGDTIYLDNGKKIRFVGVNTPERGVEGYITSKNFVQKLCLNKKVDIDIDDSKGTDRYGRTLAVVIVDGKNVNEMLLKEGLAEIMYMPPSEFNPFDWGTNNTHVDTTHSSSATSPTHTSAKSTSSSDSANYVGNSNTGKFHEASCSSVKDISSGNKVFFSSRDDAVNQGYQPCKRCNP from the coding sequence ATGGGAATTAATAAAAAACATGTTTTTTCTTTACTGATAATTTTAATAATTGCAATAAGTGCTATTTCAATAGCCAGCGCATATACAGGAACAGGATTTTCACATAGCATTCCTACTTCAAAATACCATGATCTCTCAGCTTCAGATATTTTGAATAAATATAATAAAACTAGCTGCCATGTTGAAGAAAGCAGTGTTTGTACAAAAGTTGTTGATGGAGATACAATATACTTGGATAATGGTAAAAAAATACGTTTCGTTGGAGTTAATACTCCCGAAAGAGGTGTTGAAGGATACATTACTTCAAAGAATTTTGTTCAGAAGTTATGTTTAAATAAAAAAGTAGACATTGACATTGATGATTCAAAAGGTACTGATAGATACGGAAGAACATTGGCCGTAGTTATTGTTGACGGGAAAAATGTTAATGAAATGCTTTTAAAGGAAGGTCTTGCAGAAATCATGTACATGCCACCTAGTGAATTTAACCCATTTGATTGGGGAACCAACAACACACACGTAGATACAACCCACAGTTCATCTGCAACAAGCCCAACACATACAAGTGCAAAATCAACAAGTTCATCTGATTCTGCTAATTATGTAGGCAATTCCAATACCGGGAAATTCCACGAAGCAAGCTGCTCTAGTGTTAAAGACATTTCTTCTGGAAATAAAGTGTTTTTTTCAAGCCGAGATGATGCAGTAAATCAAGGGTATCAACCTTGTAAAAGGTGTAATCCTTAA
- a CDS encoding CPBP family glutamic-type intramembrane protease, with protein sequence MIVGILLFLIMTFIPIDYHIKSVLYFVVGIAVALFITKGKLNLLFKKPKLADIKTILISVIAYFVLNGLIHNIVSLIPHHQDAGVNVALTNIPLLVVTALQIFGEEVFRFMPFILVAYFVYKSTQNRKHAVLLGAVASLIIFGALHTSAYGSFLFAVVGITIPAIALAYSYLKTKNIFVSYLVHLIIDFSLIMLFNLAPLVHVAT encoded by the coding sequence TTGATTGTTGGAATTTTGTTGTTTTTAATCATGACATTTATTCCGATTGATTACCATATTAAATCAGTATTATATTTTGTTGTAGGTATTGCTGTAGCATTATTCATAACCAAAGGAAAATTAAATTTATTGTTTAAAAAACCGAAACTTGCTGATATTAAAACAATTTTAATTTCTGTGATTGCTTATTTTGTTTTAAATGGTTTGATTCATAATATTGTATCACTTATTCCTCATCATCAGGATGCTGGTGTTAATGTTGCTTTGACAAATATTCCATTACTGGTTGTCACTGCATTGCAGATTTTTGGTGAAGAGGTATTTAGATTCATGCCATTTATATTGGTGGCATATTTTGTTTATAAATCCACTCAAAATAGAAAACATGCAGTTTTACTTGGTGCTGTAGCTTCTTTGATCATATTTGGAGCATTACATACTTCTGCATATGGAAGTTTTCTTTTTGCAGTGGTGGGTATAACTATTCCAGCAATTGCATTGGCATATTCTTATTTAAAAACTAAAAATATATTTGTATCATATTTGGTACATCTTATTATTGATTTTTCATTAATAATGCTTTTTAATTTGGCTCCGCTTGTTCATGTGGCTACATAA
- a CDS encoding CDP-alcohol phosphatidyltransferase family protein produces the protein MKNLANYISISRIILAILLLFTEPLSIYFFTIFILCGISDVLDGYIARNHGENTSFGDKLDSFGDIVFFLSFLIVIIPVLNINYMIILWIIIIFLIKISSICIGFMKFGKFVMFHTYLNKLTGASLVLLPFLLILTASDNILIILCLIATFASLEELSIMILCK, from the coding sequence ATGAAGAATTTGGCTAATTATATTTCAATTTCTAGGATTATTTTAGCTATTTTGCTTTTATTTACAGAACCATTGTCCATATATTTTTTTACAATTTTCATACTTTGTGGAATAAGCGATGTTCTTGATGGTTATATTGCAAGAAATCATGGTGAAAATACAAGTTTTGGGGATAAATTGGATTCATTTGGAGATATTGTTTTTTTCTTATCTTTTTTGATTGTAATAATTCCTGTTTTGAATATTAATTATATGATAATTCTATGGATTATAATTATATTTTTAATTAAAATTTCATCTATTTGCATAGGTTTTATGAAATTTGGAAAGTTTGTAATGTTTCACACTTATTTAAATAAATTAACTGGAGCTAGTTTGGTTTTACTTCCTTTCTTGCTGATCTTAACTGCATCAGACAATATTTTAATCATCTTATGTTTGATAGCTACTTTCGCATCTTTGGAAGAATTGAGTATCATGATTCTATGTAAATAA
- a CDS encoding methanogenesis marker 2 protein has translation MDFKNLVKEIQEFKGVSRKSSINNVISLLEESYNVSGDVVIDIGDDASAIDIGNNQVMLIAADGIWGDIMNVNPYWAGYCSVLVNVNDIAAMGGKPLAMVNIMSISNDDIYEDLLKGIKDGCLKFGVPMVGGHLHPDGEVDSLGVAIVGIAQKDKIITSFGAEVGDKVIVAIDLDGKPHEMFSLNWDTTYDKDAQLVRDQITAVQYLAEQDYIKSGKDISNPGILGTLEMLLETSRKGAVVNLEDIPRNESLSWADWLRSYPGSGFVFTASEDKCDYIKEYLAKYSIEAAVVGEVTDSNSLYLNYKDEQAEVFNQEKNPVFIFR, from the coding sequence TTGGATTTTAAAAATCTTGTTAAGGAAATTCAAGAGTTTAAAGGAGTATCTCGTAAAAGTTCTATTAATAATGTAATTTCTCTTTTAGAAGAATCATACAATGTTTCAGGAGATGTTGTAATTGACATTGGTGATGATGCTTCAGCTATTGATATTGGAAATAATCAGGTGATGCTTATTGCTGCTGATGGTATATGGGGAGATATCATGAATGTAAATCCTTACTGGGCAGGATACTGTTCTGTTTTGGTAAATGTAAATGATATTGCTGCAATGGGTGGAAAACCTTTGGCTATGGTTAATATTATGTCCATAAGCAATGATGACATCTATGAAGATTTGTTAAAAGGTATCAAAGATGGATGTTTAAAATTTGGAGTTCCAATGGTTGGAGGTCATTTGCATCCTGATGGTGAAGTTGACTCATTAGGGGTGGCTATTGTTGGAATTGCTCAAAAAGATAAAATTATAACCAGCTTTGGAGCTGAAGTTGGGGATAAAGTTATTGTTGCAATTGACCTTGATGGTAAACCTCATGAAATGTTCAGTTTAAATTGGGATACAACTTATGACAAAGATGCACAGCTTGTCAGGGATCAAATTACTGCTGTTCAATACTTGGCAGAGCAGGATTACATAAAATCTGGAAAAGACATTTCAAATCCTGGAATTTTAGGAACATTGGAAATGCTTTTAGAAACTTCCCGTAAAGGTGCTGTTGTTAATTTGGAGGATATTCCAAGAAATGAATCTCTCAGTTGGGCAGATTGGCTTAGGTCATATCCGGGTTCAGGTTTTGTTTTTACTGCAAGTGAAGACAAATGCGATTATATTAAAGAGTATCTTGCAAAGTACTCAATTGAAGCTGCTGTTGTTGGTGAAGTCACAGATTCCAACAGTCTTTATTTGAATTATAAAGATGAGCAAGCAGAAGTATTCAATCAAGAAAAAAATCCAGTTTTTATTTTTAGATAA
- a CDS encoding DUF2117 domain-containing protein → MKIGIVVHGPNIIDSGYALKLIELLKNYGDVSVRLGGTMGRTAVIDACLEGIIDISRKLVPSDSLKIFYDDDDVDLIFLLNYGKSDVTGQVFGYKVYNHFVDKIAENNIPVIQIERPGEENGSIIPWNINLDIVEELSQKLNLSIVSPDEVYENHIRQDDADFNQRIVHGVSPGENIMVNSVVIGKTDSDKLTLIARDNHIVDIVGGELKPHGLEKLGEVDLESAIIKTGLLRHAKVTPRVISHDKPNDFKITFLDHAGEDVYKFRDSSVVITVGDDTTLISSDILYRFDIPIIGITDGDLDKVVEDGFKVKDSIIFEVESGFDDVVGRDIKTIMFDGKKESLNFSSIDEVRDKIIEIINNINCKYKISYIN, encoded by the coding sequence ATGAAAATAGGTATTGTTGTTCATGGTCCAAATATTATTGATTCCGGTTATGCTTTAAAACTCATAGAGTTACTTAAAAATTATGGAGATGTTTCAGTAAGGCTTGGCGGTACAATGGGTCGTACTGCAGTTATTGATGCCTGTTTAGAGGGCATAATTGATATATCACGTAAATTGGTTCCAAGTGACTCTCTAAAAATATTTTATGATGATGATGATGTTGATTTGATTTTTTTACTTAATTATGGAAAGTCTGATGTTACTGGTCAAGTTTTTGGATATAAGGTTTATAATCATTTTGTTGATAAAATAGCTGAAAACAATATTCCCGTAATTCAAATTGAAAGGCCGGGCGAGGAAAATGGGAGTATAATTCCATGGAATATTAATTTGGATATTGTAGAGGAGTTATCTCAAAAGTTAAATCTTTCCATTGTATCTCCTGATGAAGTTTATGAAAATCATATTAGGCAGGATGATGCTGATTTTAATCAAAGAATTGTGCATGGGGTAAGTCCTGGTGAAAACATCATGGTCAACAGTGTTGTCATTGGTAAAACAGATTCAGATAAACTGACGTTAATCGCTCGAGATAATCATATTGTTGATATTGTTGGTGGTGAGCTAAAACCTCATGGTCTTGAAAAGTTGGGTGAAGTTGATTTGGAATCTGCAATCATTAAAACTGGTCTTTTAAGACATGCAAAAGTTACACCAAGAGTTATTTCACATGATAAACCTAATGATTTTAAAATTACCTTTTTGGACCATGCAGGTGAGGATGTATACAAATTTAGGGATTCATCTGTTGTAATCACTGTTGGTGATGATACAACTTTGATATCTTCGGATATTTTGTATCGGTTTGATATACCTATAATTGGAATAACTGATGGGGATTTAGATAAAGTTGTAGAAGATGGATTTAAAGTTAAAGATTCCATCATTTTTGAAGTTGAAAGTGGTTTTGATGATGTCGTTGGTCGAGATATTAAAACCATAATGTTTGACGGTAAAAAGGAATCATTGAACTTTTCAAGCATTGATGAAGTCAGGGATAAAATAATTGAAATAATAAATAATATTAATTGTAAATACAAAATTAGTTATATTAATTAA
- a CDS encoding ribonuclease VapC, producing MEICYILDASAFINGFKLTSNNNFTVPEITAEIKDFESRLTFDMAIDECKLTIQDVPDEYTNCVNKIISESGDILRLSLPDKKLISLAYMFSKEGRNVKVISDDYTIQNTLKIMEIPYSGIITQGIKGVYNWKKVCEGCKKEYGDDYPFDDCEICGSKIYKKRIKVNK from the coding sequence ATGGAAATTTGTTATATATTAGATGCATCTGCTTTTATTAATGGATTCAAATTAACTTCTAATAACAATTTCACAGTTCCAGAAATCACTGCTGAAATTAAGGATTTTGAATCTAGACTAACATTTGACATGGCTATTGATGAGTGTAAATTAACTATACAAGATGTGCCAGATGAGTATACAAATTGTGTTAATAAAATTATATCTGAATCAGGTGATATTTTAAGGTTATCATTACCTGATAAAAAATTAATTTCACTTGCATATATGTTCTCAAAAGAAGGTCGCAATGTAAAAGTTATCAGTGATGATTATACTATTCAAAATACTCTAAAAATAATGGAAATTCCTTATTCTGGAATAATAACTCAGGGAATTAAAGGTGTTTACAACTGGAAGAAAGTCTGTGAAGGTTGTAAAAAGGAATATGGTGATGATTATCCATTTGATGATTGTGAAATCTGTGGATCAAAAATATATAAAAAAAGGATTAAGGTGAACAAATGA
- a CDS encoding DUF1724 domain-containing protein, with the protein MDIHNEINKDIKFLAKSEIRLKILSELHNSPYSVHELVKKTKITYSSVSSNITKLEQNNYIKKIKSKYYLNPMTKIYFHTLLDFKQSVEVINKYSEFWDKHNLKQINIESMKNITNLKDSELIETTPLDIYKTHNTIKSQILDSKSLKAIFPYLHPEYPQLIEKILNDNGKVELIIPKAIYNAITSKINVKVKQKALSEKRLIIYPVEDDLNIYLTICDESMSLGLFKTDKSFDQNRILISDRDKSKKWVENLFENIKYDVIK; encoded by the coding sequence ATGGATATCCATAATGAAATCAATAAAGATATCAAATTTCTTGCAAAATCAGAAATACGATTGAAAATATTAAGTGAACTACACAATAGTCCATATAGCGTACATGAACTTGTTAAAAAGACTAAAATAACTTATAGTTCCGTATCAAGCAATATTACCAAATTAGAGCAGAATAACTACATCAAAAAAATAAAATCAAAATATTATCTAAACCCCATGACTAAAATATATTTTCACACATTGCTAGACTTCAAGCAAAGTGTTGAAGTAATTAACAAATACAGCGAATTTTGGGACAAACATAACCTAAAACAAATAAATATCGAATCAATGAAAAATATCACAAACCTAAAAGACTCCGAATTAATTGAAACAACACCACTTGATATTTATAAAACTCATAACACCATCAAAAGTCAAATATTAGACTCAAAATCTCTTAAAGCAATTTTTCCATATTTACATCCAGAATATCCTCAACTAATTGAAAAAATCCTAAATGATAATGGAAAAGTTGAATTGATAATACCAAAAGCCATTTACAATGCAATAACATCAAAAATCAATGTTAAAGTAAAACAAAAAGCATTATCCGAGAAAAGATTAATAATTTATCCAGTTGAAGATGATTTGAACATATATCTAACAATATGTGACGAATCAATGAGTTTAGGATTATTCAAGACAGACAAAAGTTTTGATCAAAATAGGATATTGATTTCAGACAGAGACAAATCAAAAAAATGGGTGGAAAATTTATTTGAAAATATCAAATATGACGTGATAAAATGA
- a CDS encoding DUF1724 domain-containing protein, giving the protein MTNIQTKKELNDEYQNVKYILTSSMRTKLLLVLYEHSKKLEDIRKDLKKPSATILHGLKELENKNLIHKIQKYYELTSNGYILTTNMIKLIENWYSINKSKQFWNSHDLSDIPEEILKDIYLLKDVEYETSTTSDLSNAFNKYIQLLLNSTELKIILPIYSENHFKYIIDFLNENKPSKLELIVNEKILNSIKQNQNLEKSLLENENVTVKCIEQDLKLFLTCSDNFMSLTLFLKDGHYDDSQILIGKDKNALKWALNLIQCFTN; this is encoded by the coding sequence ATGACCAATATTCAAACCAAGAAAGAATTAAATGACGAATATCAAAACGTTAAATATATTTTAACCTCAAGCATGCGCACAAAATTACTTTTAGTGCTTTATGAACATTCCAAAAAATTAGAAGACATAAGGAAAGATTTAAAGAAGCCCTCCGCAACAATATTGCATGGACTTAAAGAGTTAGAAAATAAAAATTTGATTCATAAAATTCAGAAATATTATGAATTAACTTCAAATGGATACATCCTCACAACAAATATGATAAAATTAATTGAAAATTGGTATTCAATAAACAAAAGCAAACAGTTCTGGAACAGCCATGACTTATCAGATATTCCTGAAGAAATACTAAAAGATATTTATTTATTAAAAGATGTTGAATACGAAACTTCGACTACAAGCGATTTATCAAATGCATTCAATAAATATATCCAATTACTCTTAAATTCAACAGAATTGAAAATAATTCTCCCAATATACTCTGAAAACCATTTTAAATATATTATTGATTTTTTAAATGAAAATAAACCATCAAAACTAGAATTGATAGTTAATGAAAAAATTCTAAATTCAATAAAACAAAATCAAAATCTAGAGAAATCATTACTAGAAAATGAAAACGTGACAGTTAAATGCATTGAACAAGATTTAAAGCTATTTTTAACATGTTCAGACAACTTCATGTCATTGACATTGTTTTTAAAAGATGGGCATTATGATGATTCCCAAATATTGATTGGAAAAGATAAAAATGCTCTAAAATGGGCTTTAAATTTAATTCAATGTTTTACAAACTAA